A genomic region of Candidatus Cloacimonadota bacterium contains the following coding sequences:
- the maf gene encoding septum formation protein Maf: MIHKLLCDKKIVLASASPRREALLRMLELKPLIIPARVDEPVTGEKPYLQAMRNARSKACAIAEKMDPETLVIGADTVVVLEGAILGKPANSRQAVEYLKTLSGKTHKVYTGLCLCWRKSCVTRYERSLVEFAPLSEAEIQAYVETKEPLDKAGAYGIQGYGSQFIRRVQGCYFNVMGFPIHLFYKMLKELFGDITL, encoded by the coding sequence ATGATCCACAAGCTGTTATGCGATAAGAAAATTGTACTGGCCTCTGCCAGTCCCCGGCGCGAAGCCCTGCTGAGAATGCTGGAGCTAAAGCCCCTGATCATCCCGGCCAGGGTGGATGAGCCTGTCACCGGGGAAAAGCCATACCTGCAGGCCATGCGGAATGCCCGCAGCAAAGCCTGCGCCATAGCCGAAAAGATGGATCCCGAGACCCTGGTTATCGGAGCCGATACCGTCGTGGTGCTCGAAGGCGCCATTCTGGGCAAGCCTGCCAATAGTCGCCAGGCGGTTGAATATCTCAAAACACTTTCTGGCAAAACCCACAAGGTTTACACCGGCCTCTGCCTCTGCTGGCGCAAATCCTGCGTCACCCGCTACGAACGCAGCCTGGTGGAGTTCGCGCCTCTATCAGAAGCGGAAATCCAAGCCTACGTAGAAACCAAGGAACCGCTTGACAAAGCCGGCGCTTACGGCATCCAAGGCTACGGTTCCCAGTTCATCCGCCGCGTCCAGGGCTGTTACTTCAACGTAATGGGATTTCCCATCCATCTCTTCTACAAGATGTTGAAAGAGCTTTTTGGAGACATCACTTTATAA